In Clostridium sporogenes, one genomic interval encodes:
- a CDS encoding cell shape-determining protein: MKKKIYSSFIVLSLIISMALIYFLMPVFSVKFYSFYIVFIIIALLLSINVSLNKGKESSKIYGIPVILIGLFIIMFIISLPIFRASSYKKLLPTPKYEEFSKNITPIDIKEIPTVNQKYAELLADKKLGEETSLGSKVELGTLTLQNVNGNLFYVAPLVHSGFMKWLLNDSTPGYITVSATDDKDVKLVTKLNGKDIKIRYQPKGFLNDDLKRHIYLKGTMNKGITDLTFELDDKGNPYYTATIYENKVGMSGQKAVGTAIVNPETGEVKKYTVENTPKWVDRIQPQSFVENNLKKWGKYIKGFFNFSGQDKLKTTEGTGVIYNNGKCYYYTGLTSVGKDESSIGFALIDTRTQQTRIFKIAGATETASMKSAEGKVQNLGYTSTFPILINVDNIPTYFTTLNDKNDLTKMFAMISVTDYNIIGTGENITECKSNYIKNLASKGNLINVGSTGKEENITDIIERINSYVVGNSTIYTFILKDHKDKIFNAGISISNELPITKEGDKVNIRYVDTKQDTINITSFDNIEFKQQSIK, from the coding sequence ATGAAGAAAAAAATATACTCGAGTTTCATAGTACTATCTTTAATTATTTCTATGGCACTAATTTATTTTTTAATGCCAGTTTTTTCAGTGAAATTTTATTCTTTTTATATTGTTTTTATAATAATTGCACTACTTTTAAGTATTAATGTAAGTTTAAATAAAGGTAAGGAAAGTTCCAAAATATATGGCATTCCTGTTATATTAATAGGATTATTTATTATAATGTTTATAATTAGTTTACCTATATTTAGAGCTAGTAGTTATAAGAAATTATTACCAACGCCTAAATATGAAGAATTTTCAAAGAATATAACTCCAATTGATATAAAGGAAATTCCAACAGTAAATCAAAAATATGCAGAATTATTGGCAGATAAAAAACTAGGGGAAGAAACTTCTTTAGGTAGTAAAGTGGAACTTGGTACTTTAACATTACAAAATGTGAATGGTAATCTTTTTTATGTGGCGCCTTTAGTACATTCTGGTTTTATGAAATGGCTTTTAAATGACAGCACACCAGGATATATAACAGTATCAGCAACAGATGATAAGGATGTAAAATTAGTGACAAAATTAAATGGTAAAGATATAAAAATAAGATATCAACCAAAGGGTTTTTTAAATGATGATTTAAAAAGACATATATACTTGAAAGGAACAATGAATAAAGGTATAACAGACTTAACTTTTGAATTAGATGATAAGGGAAATCCATATTATACAGCTACTATATATGAAAATAAGGTGGGAATGTCAGGACAAAAAGCAGTAGGAACAGCCATAGTTAATCCAGAAACAGGAGAAGTTAAAAAATATACTGTAGAAAATACTCCTAAATGGGTAGACAGAATACAGCCACAATCCTTTGTAGAGAATAATTTGAAAAAATGGGGAAAATACATCAAGGGATTTTTTAATTTTTCAGGGCAAGACAAGCTAAAAACCACAGAGGGTACAGGGGTAATATATAATAATGGTAAATGTTATTATTACACAGGATTAACTTCTGTAGGTAAGGATGAATCAAGCATAGGTTTTGCTTTAATAGATACAAGAACTCAACAGACAAGAATATTTAAAATAGCAGGAGCTACAGAAACAGCTTCTATGAAATCTGCAGAGGGTAAAGTGCAAAATTTAGGATATACATCTACTTTTCCTATATTAATAAATGTGGATAATATACCTACTTATTTTACAACTTTAAATGATAAAAATGATTTAACAAAAATGTTTGCTATGATTTCTGTAACAGACTACAATATCATAGGAACAGGAGAAAATATTACAGAATGTAAATCAAATTACATTAAAAACCTAGCAAGTAAAGGAAATTTAATAAATGTAGGTTCTACAGGAAAAGAAGAAAATATAACAGATATTATAGAAAGAATAAATTCTTATGTGGTAGGAAATTCTACAATATACACATTTATATTAAAAGATCATAAAGATAAAATATTTAATGCTGGTATATCTATATCTAATGAACTGCCTATAACTAAAGAAGGGGACAAGGTAAATATAAGATATGTAGATACAAAACAGGATACTATTAATATAACTAGCTTTGATAATATAGAGTTTAAGCAGCAAAGTATTAAATAA
- a CDS encoding helix-turn-helix domain-containing protein, protein MKDHRIGQTVLSYRRKNGMTIREFANYSGISTSLISQIERGEANPSLSVLELIAKALNVPLFTLFINEIDTDSLISKKQDRKKVYRENKNHIVYDVLTPDFMKAHIELLMMDLNAHTSTTEGHYLHVDKEEIAVVMKGEAYVELEGTEYFLEEGDVVRIPPNIRHRFLNKGNKPTHILFVLTPSLI, encoded by the coding sequence ATGAAAGATCATCGCATAGGCCAAACAGTATTAAGTTATCGTAGGAAAAACGGTATGACTATTCGGGAGTTTGCTAACTATTCAGGTATCAGTACATCACTTATTAGTCAGATTGAACGAGGAGAAGCAAATCCATCGCTAAGTGTATTGGAACTAATTGCAAAAGCATTAAATGTACCACTTTTTACGCTTTTTATTAATGAGATTGATACTGATTCACTGATCTCTAAAAAACAAGATCGTAAAAAGGTCTATCGTGAAAATAAAAATCATATTGTTTACGATGTGTTAACACCAGATTTTATGAAAGCACATATAGAACTTTTAATGATGGATTTAAATGCTCATACAAGTACTACAGAAGGTCACTATTTACACGTTGACAAAGAAGAAATTGCTGTGGTCATGAAAGGTGAAGCGTATGTTGAACTGGAAGGGACAGAATATTTTTTAGAAGAAGGAGATGTGGTCCGTATTCCTCCAAATATAAGGCACAGATTTTTGAACAAAGGTAACAAACCAACTCATATTTTATTTGTACTAACGCCTTCGCTTATTTGA
- a CDS encoding DMT family transporter: MKSTITSYLALFFGVFALSTSAIFVKLANAPSSITAFYRLFFAALILLPFLLFNKSNLQELLSLSKKQWKFILLSGLFLAIHYILWFESLNYTSVASSTVIVTLQPIFSMAGGYILFKERFSKEAIIGCFIAIMGCFIIGWRDFQISNQALFGDLLAFIAAGIITAYFFIGQYVRKNLSLVSYSMIGYASSAFFLGIYAYSRQVSFTYYPLQTWWSFVGLAFIATILGQTIFNWLLKWLSASVISMSILGETIGTCILAYFILDEVISLQQGIGMTFILLGLALFLLQQKQTVK; the protein is encoded by the coding sequence ATGAAATCAACAATTACTTCTTATTTAGCTTTATTTTTCGGAGTATTTGCACTATCAACTTCTGCTATTTTTGTAAAATTAGCAAATGCACCTTCCTCTATTACGGCATTTTATCGACTGTTTTTCGCAGCATTGATACTTTTACCATTTTTATTATTTAATAAGTCAAATCTGCAGGAACTACTTTCCTTATCAAAAAAACAATGGAAATTCATACTACTATCAGGCTTATTTCTAGCAATTCATTATATTTTATGGTTTGAATCATTGAATTACACATCCGTAGCAAGTTCAACAGTTATTGTCACATTACAACCTATTTTTTCAATGGCTGGCGGATATATATTGTTTAAAGAGCGCTTTAGCAAAGAGGCAATAATCGGTTGCTTTATAGCAATTATGGGTTGCTTCATTATAGGATGGAGAGACTTTCAAATAAGTAATCAAGCTCTGTTCGGTGATCTACTTGCTTTTATCGCCGCAGGTATTATTACTGCTTATTTTTTCATTGGTCAATATGTTCGAAAAAATTTATCTCTTGTTTCTTATTCAATGATTGGATATGCAAGCAGCGCATTTTTTTTGGGTATTTACGCTTATAGTCGACAAGTGTCTTTTACTTACTATCCTTTACAGACATGGTGGTCCTTTGTTGGCCTAGCATTTATTGCAACTATTCTAGGACAAACTATTTTTAATTGGTTATTAAAGTGGTTAAGTGCCTCAGTAATCTCCATGAGTATTCTAGGAGAGACAATTGGGACTTGTATTCTTGCTTATTTTATTTTAGATGAAGTTATTTCTTTACAGCAAGGTATAGGTATGACATTTATTTTATTGGGATTAGCCTTATTTTTACTTCAGCAAAAACAAACAGTTAAGTAA
- a CDS encoding ornithine cyclodeaminase, translating into MEILKTKYIDLPTMAKYLKSVGPETVMERLIPYMEDDYKRWEDFQKMPRTAHHTDIGVLELMPIGDSEKYSFKYVNGHPENPKHNYLTVMGIGLLAEVSTGFPLLLSELTLTTALRTAANSVMGAKYLARPDSKKMALIGNGCQSEFQALAFHHILGIDEIYCYDVDPAATDKLMDNLKNVKNLKLIKCNSTKEACKGVDIITTVTADKRNAIVITSDMVEPGMHINGVGGDCPGKTELDSEVLHMGDVYVEFEPQSRIEGEIQHMDKDFKVTEICNVIKTGKPIDRKPGEITIFDSVGFALEDFSMLRLMYDIAKEENIGEPQILVPKLENPKDLYSMLR; encoded by the coding sequence ATGGAAATATTAAAAACAAAATATATTGATTTGCCTACTATGGCGAAATATTTAAAATCTGTTGGTCCAGAAACTGTTATGGAACGTCTTATCCCATATATGGAAGATGATTACAAGCGCTGGGAGGATTTCCAAAAGATGCCGAGGACAGCGCATCACACAGATATAGGTGTTCTTGAATTAATGCCTATAGGTGATTCAGAAAAATATTCATTTAAATATGTAAATGGACATCCTGAAAATCCTAAACATAACTATTTAACAGTAATGGGTATCGGTCTTTTAGCAGAAGTATCAACTGGATTTCCATTGCTTTTAAGCGAATTGACATTAACAACTGCCCTTCGTACAGCAGCTAATTCAGTAATGGGTGCAAAATATCTAGCTAGACCTGATTCAAAGAAAATGGCACTAATCGGAAATGGTTGCCAAAGTGAGTTCCAAGCACTTGCTTTTCATCACATATTAGGTATAGATGAAATTTATTGCTACGATGTAGACCCAGCTGCTACTGACAAATTAATGGATAATCTAAAAAATGTAAAAAATCTTAAATTAATAAAATGTAACAGCACAAAAGAAGCGTGCAAAGGTGTTGACATTATAACAACTGTTACTGCAGACAAGAGAAATGCTATAGTTATCACATCAGATATGGTTGAACCAGGTATGCACATAAATGGCGTCGGCGGAGATTGCCCAGGAAAAACTGAATTAGATTCAGAAGTTCTTCATATGGGTGATGTATATGTTGAATTTGAGCCTCAAAGTCGTATAGAAGGAGAAATTCAACATATGGACAAAGACTTTAAAGTAACTGAAATTTGCAATGTAATTAAAACTGGAAAGCCTATAGATAGAAAGCCTGGTGAAATCACTATTTTCGATTCAGTAGGTTTTGCTTTAGAAGATTTTTCAATGCTAAGATTAATGTATGACATTGCTAAAGAAGAAAATATCGGAGAGCCACAAATTCTTGTACCAAAATTAGAAAATCCTAAGGATTTATATAGTATGTTAAGATAA
- a CDS encoding GNAT family N-acetyltransferase encodes MVFREALKLIFSTKEYEEQILDYKNEFEINDDSKDGTARLEKSKNFDEWLSIVMDSSREETVMDGLVPSSTYLAIRLVYNKLIGMIDIRHKLNDYLFQFGGHIGYSVRKSQRRKGYAKEMLHLALEKCKDMNIKKVLITCSKENIASAETIIYNGGVLENEISKGERITQRYWISLFK; translated from the coding sequence ATTGTTTTTAGAGAGGCATTAAAATTAATTTTCTCTACAAAAGAATATGAAGAACAAATCTTAGATTACAAAAATGAATTTGAAATAAATGATGATAGCAAGGATGGCACTGCTAGATTAGAAAAATCTAAAAATTTTGATGAGTGGCTTTCTATTGTTATGGATAGCTCAAGAGAAGAAACTGTAATGGATGGACTTGTACCATCATCTACATATTTAGCAATAAGACTTGTTTATAATAAATTAATTGGTATGATCGATATCCGTCATAAATTAAATGATTATTTATTTCAATTTGGTGGACATATTGGATATAGTGTAAGAAAATCTCAACGAAGAAAAGGATATGCAAAAGAAATGCTACACTTAGCTTTAGAAAAATGCAAAGATATGAATATCAAAAAAGTACTAATTACTTGTAGCAAAGAAAATATTGCATCAGCAGAAACTATTATCTACAATGGCGGTGTTCTTGAAAATGAAATTTCAAAAGGTGAAAGAATTACACAGAGATATTGGATTTCTCTATTTAAATAA
- a CDS encoding YmaF family protein, producing MYRFEERQTHVHEFLGSTGLAEIQTEPHNHRFAGVSGEAIRRGNSHVHNINTNTDFSNHFHMINVTTSPAIAVGNGRHVHFVSGVTTLNDSHRHEFIFATLI from the coding sequence ATGTATCGCTTTGAAGAAAGACAGACCCACGTTCATGAATTTTTAGGTAGCACTGGATTAGCTGAAATTCAAACTGAACCTCATAACCATCGTTTTGCTGGTGTTTCTGGTGAAGCTATAAGAAGAGGTAATAGTCATGTGCACAATATAAATACAAATACAGACTTTTCCAATCACTTTCACATGATAAATGTTACTACTAGTCCTGCAATAGCTGTAGGAAATGGTAGACATGTACACTTTGTATCTGGCGTTACAACTCTTAACGATAGTCATAGACATGAGTTTATTTTTGCAACACTAATTTAA
- a CDS encoding L,D-transpeptidase: protein MFYYLYPYAQSYRAIYHIVINRQAHALTLFRDNTVYKTYKVAVGKPSTPTPKGTFKIISRAINPGGPFGARWLGLNIPYGDYGIHGTNNPSSIGKSVSNGCIRMFNNQVIELSNLVPIGTTVTIV from the coding sequence ATGTTTTATTATTTATACCCATATGCTCAATCTTACAGAGCCATATATCATATAGTCATAAATAGGCAAGCTCACGCTCTTACTTTATTTAGAGACAATACTGTTTACAAAACTTATAAAGTTGCCGTTGGAAAGCCTTCTACCCCAACTCCTAAAGGAACCTTTAAAATAATTAGTCGCGCTATAAACCCAGGTGGTCCCTTTGGTGCAAGGTGGCTAGGCTTAAATATACCTTATGGAGACTATGGAATCCATGGTACAAACAATCCTTCTTCAATTGGTAAAAGTGTTTCTAACGGGTGTATAAGAATGTTTAATAACCAAGTTATTGAGTTAAGTAACCTTGTTCCTATAGGTACAACAGTTACAATAGTATAA
- a CDS encoding GrpB family protein produces MGKSLSEMSLEELWMLFPIILEEHNPMWKEWYLEEEKLIISIIGNHKIERINHIGSTSVNRLIAKPTIDILLEITRDCNLKFLVNVLEENGYIFEKQPQKPAPHMMFMKGYTEKGFAEKVFHLHVRYLGDWDELYFRDYLRSHTDISQAYGDLKITLKDKYEHNRDGYTEAKTEFIRKYTTSAKIEFKNKYSPRK; encoded by the coding sequence GTGGGGAAAAGTTTATCAGAAATGTCACTTGAGGAATTATGGATGTTGTTTCCAATAATATTGGAAGAACACAATCCCATGTGGAAAGAGTGGTATTTGGAAGAAGAAAAGTTAATTATTAGTATCATTGGAAATCATAAGATAGAACGAATAAATCATATCGGAAGTACTTCTGTTAATAGATTGATTGCAAAGCCAACAATAGATATATTGCTTGAAATAACAAGGGATTGTAATTTGAAGTTTTTAGTAAATGTGTTAGAGGAGAATGGATATATTTTTGAAAAGCAGCCACAAAAACCAGCACCACATATGATGTTTATGAAAGGTTATACAGAAAAAGGATTTGCTGAAAAGGTATTTCATCTTCATGTAAGATATTTGGGTGATTGGGATGAATTATATTTTAGAGATTATCTGCGATCACATACAGATATTTCTCAAGCGTATGGAGATTTAAAAATTACCCTTAAAGATAAATATGAACATAATAGAGATGGATATACTGAAGCAAAAACGGAGTTTATTAGAAAATATACTACTAGTGCAAAAATAGAATTTAAGAATAAATACAGCCCAAGAAAATGA
- a CDS encoding EamA family transporter, with protein sequence MWVLFAFASAFFAGITAILAKIGIRNTDSNLATAIRTIIILIFSWLMVFIVGSQNFIYQISGQSLLFLILSGLATGASWICYFKALQVGDVNKVTPVDKSSIVLTMILAFVFLGEKITWIKFIGMCAIGIGTYMMITKKEVEIKEASDNRWLFYAALSAVFASLTSILGKVGISGIESNLGTAIRTIVVLIMSWVVVLVSKKQGEIKNIDKKSWLFICLSGITTGSSWLCYYRALQIGPASVVVPIDKLSIVVSIAFSYFILKEKLTKKSFWGLAIIVIGTLLLLVK encoded by the coding sequence ATGTGGGTATTATTTGCATTTGCTTCAGCATTTTTTGCTGGAATTACAGCTATTTTAGCTAAGATTGGAATAAGAAACACAGATTCTAATTTAGCAACTGCAATCCGGACTATTATTATATTAATTTTTTCATGGCTCATGGTTTTTATTGTTGGTTCTCAAAATTTTATTTATCAAATAAGTGGACAAAGCTTACTTTTTTTGATATTGTCAGGACTGGCAACAGGGGCTTCCTGGATTTGTTATTTCAAGGCTCTTCAGGTTGGGGATGTAAATAAAGTAACTCCAGTTGATAAATCAAGTATAGTATTGACTATGATTTTGGCTTTTGTGTTTTTAGGTGAAAAGATTACTTGGATAAAATTCATTGGGATGTGTGCAATAGGTATAGGGACATATATGATGATAACAAAAAAAGAAGTAGAAATTAAGGAAGCAAGTGATAACAGATGGTTATTTTACGCTGCATTGTCAGCAGTATTTGCAAGTCTTACTTCGATTCTTGGAAAAGTGGGAATCAGTGGAATTGAGTCAAATTTAGGAACTGCAATCAGAACCATTGTTGTATTGATTATGTCTTGGGTAGTAGTTCTTGTTTCGAAAAAACAAGGGGAAATTAAAAACATCGATAAAAAAAGTTGGTTATTTATTTGCCTTTCAGGCATTACAACAGGTTCTTCATGGCTTTGTTATTATAGGGCTTTGCAGATAGGCCCAGCAAGTGTAGTTGTGCCAATAGATAAATTAAGCATTGTTGTTTCAATTGCATTTTCATATTTTATCTTGAAAGAAAAACTTACGAAAAAGTCATTTTGGGGCTTGGCAATAATTGTTATAGGTACTTTATTACTTTTGGTAAAATAA
- a CDS encoding GyrI-like domain-containing protein, with protein MKSLDNYLKAPSPQDLIELSKNQLNKVDEEIEKLIQIRSILNRIVLQSEEALNAPLDKVILMDLEEEPILYSDKNPLKSDTSNEEWSSYYEEFFKKTELKGPAFVGSVIDKNDLLSGKFGRIDRLFVRMDKPDATIKPAGLYAVTYYKGSYESIVDFYKGFMRKIKEQGLTICGDAYEEYLLNVLATQNSRDFVTKISVAVK; from the coding sequence TTGAAATCATTAGACAATTATCTCAAAGCACCATCACCCCAGGATTTAATCGAATTATCAAAGAATCAGCTTAATAAAGTAGATGAGGAAATTGAAAAATTAATACAAATTCGTTCCATTCTTAATAGGATTGTTCTTCAATCAGAGGAAGCTTTAAATGCCCCTCTAGATAAAGTTATACTTATGGATCTTGAAGAAGAACCTATATTATACAGCGATAAAAATCCTTTGAAAAGTGATACGAGCAATGAAGAATGGTCTAGTTATTATGAAGAATTTTTTAAGAAAACAGAACTAAAGGGACCTGCATTTGTTGGCTCTGTTATTGATAAAAATGATCTGCTTTCAGGTAAGTTTGGTAGAATCGATAGGTTATTTGTTCGCATGGATAAACCAGATGCTACCATAAAACCGGCAGGGTTATATGCAGTAACTTATTATAAGGGCTCTTATGAATCAATAGTAGATTTTTATAAGGGATTTATGAGAAAAATTAAAGAACAAGGGCTTACCATATGTGGTGATGCTTATGAAGAATATTTACTTAATGTATTAGCGACACAAAATAGTAGGGATTTTGTAACAAAAATTAGTGTTGCAGTGAAGTAA
- a CDS encoding agmatine deiminase family protein: MEIYRTVGEFEKQESVMLIWPLSAYATSKLNNDIVSVQIVQALIEEIKVIICCFDMDVQNRAQKVLTIEGIDTNLIKFVIFPSSIVYPRDFGAEIMISNKGNRARVDFHFDMYGYYSEEDELSQLLYGFSKFHAESVGIKNTRYCNLISEGGDHEFNGRGIMMAIQETEVDKRNPNKTVAEVEKELKEVFNLDQIIWLPQCSYDDEYSYYGPIPSYDNTFNSFRSASANGHIDEICRFVSQDTILMAYVSDEEALNSKLHALNKERLDKGFQAVKSAKNSDGKPFKILKMPVPEPIYVDLYSEDDAYNHWSEAKEDMNGMLLNGTPFPDDPINVLPSLSYCNFLIANNVVIAQKYYEEGMSELIKEKDEEALNVLKTAFPNHRIIQVNTLALNLYGGGIHCHTRNIPVAP; this comes from the coding sequence ATGGAAATATATAGAACTGTAGGAGAATTTGAAAAACAAGAATCTGTAATGCTTATATGGCCTCTAAGTGCTTATGCAACTAGCAAGCTAAATAATGATATTGTAAGTGTTCAAATAGTTCAGGCTCTCATTGAAGAAATAAAAGTAATTATTTGTTGCTTTGATATGGATGTACAAAATCGTGCACAAAAAGTACTAACTATCGAAGGTATTGATACAAACTTAATCAAATTTGTAATATTCCCTTCAAGCATTGTATATCCTCGTGATTTTGGGGCTGAAATAATGATAAGTAACAAAGGAAATCGTGCTAGAGTTGATTTTCATTTTGACATGTATGGATATTATTCTGAAGAAGATGAGCTTTCTCAGCTTTTATATGGCTTTAGCAAATTCCATGCAGAAAGTGTTGGAATAAAAAATACAAGATACTGTAATCTAATTAGTGAGGGCGGAGATCATGAGTTTAATGGTCGTGGCATTATGATGGCTATACAAGAAACTGAGGTAGATAAACGTAATCCTAATAAAACTGTTGCTGAAGTAGAAAAAGAGCTAAAAGAAGTATTTAATTTAGACCAAATTATCTGGCTTCCGCAATGCTCCTATGATGATGAATACTCATATTATGGACCAATTCCATCTTATGATAATACCTTTAACTCTTTTCGTTCAGCTTCTGCTAACGGACACATTGATGAAATTTGTAGGTTTGTTAGCCAAGATACAATTTTAATGGCATATGTTTCTGATGAAGAAGCTTTAAATAGTAAACTTCATGCACTAAACAAAGAACGATTAGACAAAGGCTTTCAAGCTGTGAAATCTGCCAAAAACTCTGATGGAAAGCCTTTCAAAATCCTTAAAATGCCTGTTCCTGAACCAATATATGTTGATCTATATTCAGAGGATGATGCCTATAACCATTGGAGTGAAGCAAAAGAAGATATGAATGGTATGTTGCTAAATGGAACACCCTTTCCAGATGATCCTATAAATGTATTACCATCACTAAGCTATTGCAACTTCTTAATTGCAAATAATGTAGTTATTGCTCAAAAGTATTACGAAGAAGGAATGTCAGAGTTAATCAAAGAAAAAGATGAAGAAGCACTAAATGTTTTAAAAACTGCTTTTCCAAATCATCGGATTATACAAGTTAATACATTAGCACTTAACCTATATGGTGGTGGAATTCATTGTCACACAAGAAATATTCCAGTAGCCCCATAA
- a CDS encoding GNAT family N-acetyltransferase: protein MIKTNRCKMGKVQDSDYEKIKELYTDEKVRKFLGGIVSNEKFNSSFNDMLTCDDNSFYWVVRLKDNNDVIGLASLDKHHDGLSTEVSYQFMPQYWGYGYAEEVVRRIIDYAFDELIIKKIVAETQSANKASCKLLKKVGMSLEQIVSRFGTEQYIFSISKDAV from the coding sequence GTGATAAAAACAAATAGATGTAAGATGGGGAAAGTACAAGATAGTGATTATGAAAAAATAAAAGAACTGTACACTGACGAAAAAGTAAGAAAATTTCTTGGTGGAATTGTTAGTAATGAAAAATTCAATAGTAGTTTCAATGATATGCTTACTTGTGATGATAATTCTTTCTATTGGGTTGTAAGACTCAAGGATAATAACGACGTTATTGGATTAGCATCCCTTGATAAACATCATGATGGTTTAAGCACGGAGGTATCCTATCAATTTATGCCTCAGTATTGGGGGTATGGTTATGCAGAAGAAGTTGTTAGAAGAATTATCGACTATGCTTTTGATGAGTTAATTATAAAAAAGATTGTTGCTGAAACACAATCTGCGAATAAGGCTTCATGCAAGCTTCTTAAAAAGGTTGGCATGAGTTTGGAACAAATAGTTTCAAGATTCGGAACTGAACAATACATATTTAGCATATCAAAGGATGCTGTCTAA
- a CDS encoding AraC family transcriptional regulator has protein sequence MDYIKSLEKAIMYIEKNLNEDLKTEDVAKSIGYSYYHFTRLFEGLLGETIGNYIRKRRITKAAQDLIYTDKKIIDIALDFQFKSPEAFARAFKRIYDISPTEYRKNRIDVLKGNKKYIDNERLKHILNNITIQPAIKVIPEVKVIGIKGKTSLRNNLLPDLWNAFNKSSSKIINKAEPLKYYGICENDRPNNEFGENVAYSEIVGTEVTSFDYIPEGMIAKVIPQGKYVVFTHKGSIDKLQETYEYIWGTWIPFSKVELDMRDDFELYDERFKGANNHLSEIDIYIPIK, from the coding sequence ATGGATTATATTAAATCATTAGAAAAAGCAATTATGTACATTGAGAAAAATTTAAATGAAGATTTAAAAACGGAAGATGTAGCAAAGTCTATTGGTTATTCTTACTATCATTTCACTCGTTTATTTGAAGGATTGTTAGGTGAAACTATTGGAAATTATATACGGAAAAGAAGAATTACAAAAGCAGCACAAGATTTAATATATACAGATAAAAAAATTATAGATATAGCATTAGACTTTCAATTTAAATCACCAGAAGCATTTGCAAGAGCATTTAAAAGAATATATGATATTAGTCCCACTGAATATAGAAAAAATAGAATTGATGTACTTAAGGGTAATAAGAAATATATAGATAATGAAAGATTAAAGCATATTTTGAATAATATTACCATTCAGCCAGCAATTAAAGTTATACCTGAAGTTAAAGTTATAGGTATAAAAGGAAAGACTTCACTTAGAAATAATTTATTGCCTGATTTATGGAATGCTTTTAATAAAAGTAGTTCAAAAATAATAAATAAGGCTGAACCACTTAAATATTATGGAATTTGTGAAAATGATAGGCCTAATAATGAATTTGGTGAAAATGTAGCATACAGTGAAATTGTTGGCACAGAAGTTACCTCCTTTGACTATATACCAGAGGGAATGATAGCTAAAGTTATTCCACAGGGGAAATATGTAGTATTTACTCATAAGGGAAGTATAGATAAATTACAGGAAACTTATGAGTATATTTGGGGAACATGGATTCCTTTTTCTAAGGTAGAGCTTGATATGAGAGATGATTTTGAATTATATGATGAACGGTTTAAAGGAGCAAATAATCATTTATCAGAGATTGATATTTATATTCCTATAAAATAG